The Brevibacillus choshinensis genome includes the window TTCGCACGATCAACGGAACGCTGGAGCTTCACGTGCAGCTAGAAGAGAAGCTAGCAGCCTTCAAGCACACAGAAGCAGCGATTGCCTACCAGTCCGGTTTTAATTGCAATATGGCCGCGATCTCTGCTGTGATGGACAAAGACGATGCAATCTTGTCCGACGAGCTGAATCATGCCTCCATCATTGACGGCTGCCGCCTGTCGCGCGCCCAGATCATTCGCGTGAATCATTCGGACATCGATGACCTTCGCGCCAAGGCCAAGGAAGCAAAAGAGTCTGGCAAGTACAAGAAGCTGATGGTAATTACAGATGGCGTATTCTCGATGGATGGCGATATTGCCAAACTGCCGGAGATTGTCGAGGTAGCTGAAGAATTTGACATCATGACGTACGTCGACGATGCACACGGTTCTGGGGTACTGGGTAAAGGTGCGGGTACTGTCAAGCACTTTGGCTTGTCCGACAAAATCGACTTCCAGATCGGAACGTTGTCCAAGGCGATCGGGGTAGTAGGTGGTTATGTGGCAGGACGTCAAGAGCTGATTGACTGGCTAAAAGTCCGCAGCCGTCCGTTCCTCTTCTCGACTGCATTGACCCCAGCGGATGTAGCTGCATCGATTACTGCTATCGACATCCTGCAAAGCAGCACGGAGCTCCACGATAAGCTGTGGGATAACGGGCATTATTTGAAAAAAGGGTTAAAAGAGCTCGGATTTAACATCGGAGCAAGTGAAACCCCGATCACGCCTTGCATCATCGGGGACGAGCAACAGACACAGGAATTCAGTAAACGACTCTACCAAGAAGGCGTCTACGCCAAAGCGATCGTGTTCCCTACTGTAGCAAAAGGAACAGGCCGCGTGCGGAATATGCCGACTGCTGCACATACAAAAGAAATGCTGGATCGTGCCCTTGGCATCTACGAAAAAGTTGGGAAGGAAATGGGGATCCTGAAATGAAGAAAATATTAGTCACAGGAGCTTTAGGCCAAATTGGGTCAGAGCTCGTTACCAAGCTGCGTGAAGTGTATGGGGGAGACCAGGTTATCGCCACAGATATTCGCAAAAGAGAAGATGATCTTGTGGTGAAATCAGGTCCATTTGAGATTCTCGATGTAACGGATGCCAATCGGATGTTCGAGATTGCAAAAACGTATGAGGTTGACACCATCATGCATTTGGCCGCTTTGTTGTCTGCGACAGCAGAAGCAAAACCATTGCTGGCCTGGAACCTGAACATGGGCGGACTGGTCAATGCTCTCGAAACAGCACGCGAACTGAACTGTCAGTTTTTCACGCCGAGCTCGATTGGTGCATTTGGCCCATCGACACCTAAAAACGGCACACCGCAAGACACGATTCAGCGTCCAACGACCATGTATGGTGTTAACAAAGTGTCAGGCGAATTATTGTGCGATTACTACCACCAAAAATTTGGAGTAGATACACGGGGAGTGAGATTCCCGGGCCTGATTTCGTACGTAGCACCTCCTGGTGGAGGAACGACGGATTACGCCGTTGAAATTTACTACAAAGCGATTCAAGAGGGGGCTTACACCTCCTACATCGCCAAAGACACATACATGGACATGATGTACATGCCAGATGCGCTGAATGCGATCATCACGCTCATGGAAGCGGATGGGTCTAAACTGAAACACCGCAATGCCTTCAACGTGACGGCCATGAGCATCGAGCCAGAGCAAGTAGCGGCTGCGATTCGCAAGCACATCCCTGAATTCAAGCTCTCCTATCAGGTAGATCCGGTACGTCAGGCGATTGCCGACAGCTGGCCAAACTCCATCGACGCTACGGCTGCCATAGAAGAGTGGGGCTTCACCTTCGAGTATGATTTGGAAAAAATGACCGAAGATATGCTCACCAAACTGCGGGGAAAGCTTCTCCAAATGGTTGGATGAAACAATAGTAATGGTAAGACTGTCATCGCTGGCTTGAATCAGCAATGGCAGTCTTATTTTTTTCCAAACTTTGGGTACTTTGGATATTCCGTAGAGAAGAAATATATGGTAGAATGATATGCGAACGATTGTTCTGGGTAGGGATTACATCTATTTACCGTGGACATACCAACTGCCCAAAATCGTATGCAGAGTGCGTAAAGGAAGGTGTCGGAATGGAGAATGACCGGTATGCTGAAATCGACGCGGTGATTGAATATATACACCGCTATATAGATGAACCACTTCCACTTTCCCGTTTGGCTTCGTATGTCGCTTATAGCCCTTATCATTTTACTCGTATTTTCAAAGAAAGAATGGGTCTTTCCCCTCTGTACTACGTTTCTTCTTTGCGATTGCAAAAAGCAAAAGACTTGCTGCTGCAGACCAACATGAGTGTTCGTGATATCGGGCTGGAGATCGGTCAGCAGAGCCTCGGCACCTTTTCTACTCGATTTACGGAGAGGGTAGGTGTTACCCCAAGCGTTTTTCGCAATTCGGTTCATGGCACCGATGCAGCCTTCCATTCCTTGCGCAAGATCCGAGATTGGCAGATGGAGCACCCGCCTTCTCCTGGGAGGGCGCGTGTAGTAGGAACCATACATGCAGATCTTCCTTTTGAAGGTGTTATTCTTATCGGCCTTTTTGCCAAACCTATTCCAGAGGGACTCCCACTCTATGGAACAGTTCTTTCCTCATTAGGACATTTCAGTTTTAGGGGTGTCAAGCCTGGTACATATTACATCATGGCAACCTCGATCCACTGGGAGATGCAGGCAAAGGAAATCTTGCTCCCTCACTCGACCTTACGCACTCGATCCAAGGAGCCGATCGTGGTCACTACCGAAACGATTGTTCCTCATCAAGATGTGTGGCTCTTCCCGCCACGTCCAGACGATCCTCCTATCTTGATTTCTCTTCCCTTGTTGATGAACCAATTCTTAACGAGGTACGCAAATCAAACCCTAATTAATGAAAAATAAATCCAAGTAAGAATGACTATGTATCTTCCCGTCACTCCATCACGTAATCCATTAAAATATCCGCCTACAGAATGTCAAGATAACCATAAAATCCAATTATTAATATTAACCAGCAAAAACAATGTAGGGTAGCTCGGTTCATGTTGGTTCTCAGCCTAGAAGATTTACCTAATTTACTCCATAATCTATTAATTATGTATGCAACGAAAACTGTTGAGAATCCAGTCCAGTAATAGATACTGGCCGTGTCTATTACTTTATTAAAGGTTACCTCAATAAATTCCCGTGGAATATTAAAATGTAATGGCGAGTATGTTGGCGGGAGCCATGAAACTTGGAAAGATGCCGAACAAAAATGAATTGTTTAGCTTGAATGGCTATAAGGATATGGGGGGAACCCGGCATACCTGGATGACAATCGGCTGATGGTCACCCTTCGAATCATGACAGGCATAAGCGCAGATACGTTCAATCCGAAGAGCGAAACGACGCGTGCACAATCGGCGGTCGTATTCATAAGGATGCTATAAGCGCTTGAAATGATGGGCTGATGCAAAATCGCAAGGCATAAACAAAGTCCCCGCCTGAGTGGAAATAAATCCACTCGGGCGGTTTTGTATTTTTCGTCGTTACCAGATCGTTGTCGACGCCGTTTCCCTCGAACAACTTGAAGAAGCGCGCTCACTCTGATTCTTGATGCTCGCGAGTTCCTCCCCAGAGAAAAATTTAATTCTGCTTTGAAATTTATTATTGGACGTATTTACTTATATAACGAAATTGATATACGTTCATCTATGGATGATGTATTCAATTTCCAAATCATCAGCATGTGACAAGATGACTCTGATGAGTAGATACGCAGGGCGGAGGCAACGGAGGCCGGAAAGTGGTTCATCTGGGGACCTGTCCCGCTCGTTGCTGCGGGTAGCTCCGTTCATTTTGTGTCACGTGACATTATGACACTTGCGGATTTGACATCAAGATCCGTAGAATTCATCTACTACTTGGAAAGGATGTGGTCTCTTTGATGGCCAGAACCGTCGTCAGCTTTGTTCAAAACGGATATTTCCTGCTGCTTACTTTCGTCACCGGATTGTTTTACTTCAGCTTTTATCTGGTCGCTCTTACATTGGGCTTCAGCCTTTCGTTTACCGTCGCGGGCGTTCCTCTCCTGACTCACGTTTTGCGGACGACGACCGCCTTCCTGCAATTTGAACGAGTACAGACCAAGATCTATACGGACATTACCACCGAGCCTTGCGTTAAATCCGTCACCCCCGATGTGTCCAACTGGCTTCAAGCGAAAAAGGAGCTGCTGAACCTACGCAACTGGATCGCAATTGGCTGGCTGCTGTTGAAATTTCCGATAGGGATTTTAAGTCTGATCAGTGCGACCTTGCTCTATGCGGCGCCGCTTGTATTGATTGCGGTCCCGTTCCTCTATCGGTTTATCAACCTTTCCTTTATGGGTGCGGCGGTAGATACGGTTGCCAAAGCCGTGATGGTATCGGCCACAGGGGTCGTATTGATGATGGTGAGCTACAGGCTTGCGGGCAGCTTGGCGCGCTTGATAGGTGGCTACACGCGTCTGATGATCAAGCATGTGAACCAGTAGACGCCATGCCCGTAGGTCGTCGGATGGTAGTTTACTCAATAGCAGTTTACTCAATACTATTTACATAATGTCATACTGAAGGTCTTTAGGGGTTGATGGTTTTGTTCGATATGGTCAAGCAATGGTACTGGTACAACTGGCTCATGTTCATAATCCGCCTGATATGCAGCATTTCTCTCGTGTTTACGACTATAGAGCTGCAAGATTATTTCACGTTGCCGATTGTGGTCCTTGTGCTGTGGCAGCTGATTGCATTTTCCGTTCCATGGCTTTGCTTGCAGCTCGATTATAAATACTACCTGTATACCGAAATCGTGATCTCGGGCGGGTTGTGCTTGTATCTGGCTTCATTTTTTCCGCAAGCCTACTTATCATTCCTGCTGTATGCCTTTTTAATTGCTGCCCACAGCGCGCAAAGGGCCTATCTCTGGTCAGGGCCTTTATCCATATTGATCCTGCCCGCTATAATCAAGCTGCTTGCAGAGCAGAGTGAATACTGGGTCATGGCCGTTCACATCGGGATGGCGTATGTCTTCGGATTCTCCTTCCATTTACTCGTGCTCAATCATCGTCAAGGCGAAATTATCCGCGAGCAAAATGCGGTGCTGGAGCAGTACCTGTCCCAAATCGAACGCATCACTCTTGCCGAAGAGCGGAACCGGTTGTCCAAAGAACTTCATGATACCGTCGGTCATGCCTACACTTCGCTCATTATGGGATTGGAAACGTTGCGTCCTGAGCTGGCAACGGATACAGGAACGGAAAGGCTCGACTCCCTATTGAACCTGGCCCGCCAAAATATGGAGGAGGTCAGAAGCTACGTGCATCAAATCGAATCGCCGCATGAGGAGCTCCCGCTGCTTCAGTCTTTGAGGAAGCTGGCGGAGGAGTTTCAGGAGCATGCCAAGGTGACGGTTCGTTTCCATGCCTACGGGGAGGAATACCCTGTAATGAAGCAAGCGAAGATAGCACTCTATCGCTGCCTGCAAGAGTCATTGACGAATGCCGTGCGTCATGGACACTCGACAGAGATTAAGGTTTCCGTGCAATTCGAGCCCCAGCAGACGAGACTGGAAATTCAAGATAACGGCCGCGGGATGGAGCATGGGAGGGAGGGCTTCGGCTTGAGTGCCATGAAGGAGCGGGCGATTAATTTGCAAGGCCATGTGGCCGTCTATTCGGAGCTGGGAGAAGGCACTCTGGTTACCTGTACGCTGCCCAGACAAACGGAGCTTAAGGATGAAGTCATCCGCCTGTTGGTCGTTGATGACCAGCCCTTTATCCGTGAAAGCCTGCGCGCTCTGCTGGAGGAGCAGCAGGATTTGCAGGTTGTCGGGACGGCAGAGGATGGCGAGCAAGCGATCGAACTGTGCAGGCAGGTTCAGCCGCAGCTGGTGCTTATGGATTTGGAAATGCCGAATGTGGATGGAATCTCCGCATCCCGTACGATAAAAGAAACGTGGCCCCACATCCGCATTCTGATTCTCACCACGTTCGAGGATACCAGACAGGCTCTTGAGGCGATGCGAAGCGGGGCGGACGGATACTTGCTGAAGTCCATGCAGCCGTTAGAGCTGGCCGAAACGATACGCACCGTCTACCGCGGGGGCACGCTGATCGATCAGAGCATGTCGCACAAATTGTTTGCCCAACTGGAAGCGGACAATAGCGGGGATGATCCTTCGTCAATCAAAGCGTCATCGGCCTATGACTTAACGCCGCGGGAGCTTGAAATTTTACAGTTCGTATCCAAAGGGCTGCGATATAAAAGCATTGCTAACAAATTGTATTTATCTGATGGTACGGTTCGAAACTATGCGTCATCGGCTTATATGAAGCTGGGGGTCCGCAACCGGGAGGAAGCGGTGCAAAAAGCCAGGGAGGCTGGGCTTCTGGAATAACCTCCAAGTTATATATCATGGTGGCGGATGCCGACTTACGGAGTGATTCTACTTCGTATGATCGAACATCCGCCATTTAGATTTTTAAAGGCCTTTTTTTACTTTTTCAGAATTATGGTTTCCGTTCATTACGGATTGGCAATGTGTAGTAATCAAATGCCAGATCCAATAAGGCACTCGCTTCCTGCCGCTTCAGTAGCTGCTTGGAACGGAAGTCGATGGAGCCGTCCGAATTGATCTTGGTATCCGGGTCCATGATGCCTTGGGATACAAGGGTTGAGATGGCTTCAACTGCCCAGGCATCCGTTTCGCCACGCAATGTAACCTTGGCTCCAGGCTCAGCTTGTCTCAGGTTTTGGATCATAACTGCTGCCATCTGTCTGGTGACAGGAGAATCAGGCTTATAATTAGGTAATCCGGACAACATCTGCTTCTTGTTTGGTTCAATCGTATAAGGCATGGCTTCCCAGCCATGGGCGCGCAGTAGCAACTCCGAGAACTCACCCTGAGTTAACGTTCCATTCGGATCGAAGCGGGTAGCTGTCTTGCCGTCCATGATCTTTAAAGCATGGAGATTTTGAATATAAGACGTATACTTGCTGTCTGCCGGTACATCAGTGAATGGCGCATCCGTATCTACTTTTTGTGCATAACCCACGTAGTGCGGAAGCGTCATGTAATAGAAATAGGTGATTTGGCCTGCCCCATTTTTTTGAAAGGCTACTTTATTGCCGGCTTCATCCTCAAAGAGTAACGGGTGGATCATTTTCAGCGTACTCTTGCCCAGATCTCCTGTCTCCATAACCAATTTTCCGTCTGAATAGGAAACGTGGGTTCTCATGGATCCAAGACGCGTGTTTTGGTACAAGCCCGTGTAGTCCTTGGCCTGCTGCTCACTGATTGCCGAATAGGATGGCTGTGGAGCCGCTTCTTTTCTCGGATAATAATGATTCATAAATGCCTCATACACGTCGAGACTCATCAGAGAGTCGTTATTGTAGGACATGCAGAACCCTGTATTTTTCTCCGGCAGAAGAACAATCAAGGAAGAATGCCCGGTCACATTTCCCCCTTTGAGAACCACATGTTGACCATTCATATTCTCTTTGAAGTAGCCTTCGAATCCGATGGTTGTGACAGGGTACTCTTTGTCAGGGAATACCTGGTAGGTGTGCATTTGCTCGATGCTCTTGGAACTTAAGATTTCTTTGCCTTCATACGTTCCTTTGTTCAGATGCATCATGAGGTACTTCACCATGTCATCTGCGGTTGATACCATGCCGCCGCTAGGCCGATCAGTTGGTTTGAATCCCTCCAGGGGGATCAGCTCGCCTTTTGGCCCATAATGGGCAGCCATTCTGCCCAACAGTTCGGGGGTAAACCGCACATTCGTCGAGTTCATGCCTAACGGCTTGAAAATATTATCCTCCATATACTGGGCGAATGACATGCCCGCTACTTCCCCTACCGCATACCCCGCCAGTGTGAACCCAAAATTATCGTAGGTGTACGCTTCCCCCGGAGGCCTGACAACAGTCGGCATATTCGCTTCGAGAGACTCCTTCATTGGGAAGAATTGATTCACATATTCCGGCTTCGATCCCGAGAGAATATCCGGTTTGTCAAAGCCGCTGGTATACGTAAGCAGGTCGTACATCGTCAGTTTTTTCCCTGTTGTATTCGGTACCTTCATCCCTCCCAGGTATTCCTGGATATCGTGATGCAAATCAATCTTTCCCTTATCGACCAGCTGCATAGCTGCCAATGCCGTGAACTGCTTCGTCACAGAACCAATTTGGAATACGGTGCTGCTGTCTACCGGAATTTTATTTTCCCTGTCGGCATAACCGTAACCCTTGCTTAGCAGCACTTTCCCATTCGATACGACCGCAAAATTAGAACCAACCGTATTATACTTCTTCATCGCGTCCGCAAAGATGCCATCTGCAAAGGCCTCCAGTTCCTTGGCATCCCGCGGCCCCTCCTGGCTGGCCTCCTCAGATGCAACTGGCGGGGTATTGGGTGCGTTCCCTGACCCCATGCAAGCGGTAATGACCGTAGCAGTTAATACCAGAAGAGTTAATAGCAGAACTGCGAGTTTCGTGCGAGTCCATTTCTTCATAAATGATGTCTCCTTGACCATTAGATTTGCCTCTTAACAATCGGCTGAGCCCAGAATGGCAAAGAAGTTGTCACACCAACAAGTTGCATTTCGTCATCCATGACATCCAGCCACTTTGAAAGCGTCATGTGACAATTCGGCACTAGGTTTATTGACAAGGCAGGCATTAAGGATACCCGAAAGGGCGATGAATCAATCAGGAGACGAGATGCAGCGTACAAGGACAAACCCGACTCATTAACCTTTATGGAAAACGGGTTGACTTGGGGTGTGGATTTTCGGGTGGAGCACATGACAGTCTTCCTTGCCCAAAGCCATTAGAACTGGAGTGTGAACATCATCGCTTTCTTACA containing:
- a CDS encoding serine hydrolase → MKKWTRTKLAVLLLTLLVLTATVITACMGSGNAPNTPPVASEEASQEGPRDAKELEAFADGIFADAMKKYNTVGSNFAVVSNGKVLLSKGYGYADRENKIPVDSSTVFQIGSVTKQFTALAAMQLVDKGKIDLHHDIQEYLGGMKVPNTTGKKLTMYDLLTYTSGFDKPDILSGSKPEYVNQFFPMKESLEANMPTVVRPPGEAYTYDNFGFTLAGYAVGEVAGMSFAQYMEDNIFKPLGMNSTNVRFTPELLGRMAAHYGPKGELIPLEGFKPTDRPSGGMVSTADDMVKYLMMHLNKGTYEGKEILSSKSIEQMHTYQVFPDKEYPVTTIGFEGYFKENMNGQHVVLKGGNVTGHSSLIVLLPEKNTGFCMSYNNDSLMSLDVYEAFMNHYYPRKEAAPQPSYSAISEQQAKDYTGLYQNTRLGSMRTHVSYSDGKLVMETGDLGKSTLKMIHPLLFEDEAGNKVAFQKNGAGQITYFYYMTLPHYVGYAQKVDTDAPFTDVPADSKYTSYIQNLHALKIMDGKTATRFDPNGTLTQGEFSELLLRAHGWEAMPYTIEPNKKQMLSGLPNYKPDSPVTRQMAAVMIQNLRQAEPGAKVTLRGETDAWAVEAISTLVSQGIMDPDTKINSDGSIDFRSKQLLKRQEASALLDLAFDYYTLPIRNERKP
- a CDS encoding helix-turn-helix domain-containing protein; amino-acid sequence: MENDRYAEIDAVIEYIHRYIDEPLPLSRLASYVAYSPYHFTRIFKERMGLSPLYYVSSLRLQKAKDLLLQTNMSVRDIGLEIGQQSLGTFSTRFTERVGVTPSVFRNSVHGTDAAFHSLRKIRDWQMEHPPSPGRARVVGTIHADLPFEGVILIGLFAKPIPEGLPLYGTVLSSLGHFSFRGVKPGTYYIMATSIHWEMQAKEILLPHSTLRTRSKEPIVVTTETIVPHQDVWLFPPRPDDPPILISLPLLMNQFLTRYANQTLINEK
- a CDS encoding helix-turn-helix transcriptional regulator, with amino-acid sequence MVKQWYWYNWLMFIIRLICSISLVFTTIELQDYFTLPIVVLVLWQLIAFSVPWLCLQLDYKYYLYTEIVISGGLCLYLASFFPQAYLSFLLYAFLIAAHSAQRAYLWSGPLSILILPAIIKLLAEQSEYWVMAVHIGMAYVFGFSFHLLVLNHRQGEIIREQNAVLEQYLSQIERITLAEERNRLSKELHDTVGHAYTSLIMGLETLRPELATDTGTERLDSLLNLARQNMEEVRSYVHQIESPHEELPLLQSLRKLAEEFQEHAKVTVRFHAYGEEYPVMKQAKIALYRCLQESLTNAVRHGHSTEIKVSVQFEPQQTRLEIQDNGRGMEHGREGFGLSAMKERAINLQGHVAVYSELGEGTLVTCTLPRQTELKDEVIRLLVVDDQPFIRESLRALLEEQQDLQVVGTAEDGEQAIELCRQVQPQLVLMDLEMPNVDGISASRTIKETWPHIRILILTTFEDTRQALEAMRSGADGYLLKSMQPLELAETIRTVYRGGTLIDQSMSHKLFAQLEADNSGDDPSSIKASSAYDLTPRELEILQFVSKGLRYKSIANKLYLSDGTVRNYASSAYMKLGVRNREEAVQKAREAGLLE
- a CDS encoding L-threonine 3-dehydrogenase gives rise to the protein MKKILVTGALGQIGSELVTKLREVYGGDQVIATDIRKREDDLVVKSGPFEILDVTDANRMFEIAKTYEVDTIMHLAALLSATAEAKPLLAWNLNMGGLVNALETARELNCQFFTPSSIGAFGPSTPKNGTPQDTIQRPTTMYGVNKVSGELLCDYYHQKFGVDTRGVRFPGLISYVAPPGGGTTDYAVEIYYKAIQEGAYTSYIAKDTYMDMMYMPDALNAIITLMEADGSKLKHRNAFNVTAMSIEPEQVAAAIRKHIPEFKLSYQVDPVRQAIADSWPNSIDATAAIEEWGFTFEYDLEKMTEDMLTKLRGKLLQMVG
- a CDS encoding glycine C-acetyltransferase; translation: MEGFDLASKTLAAFLHDNLEDLKNKGLYNVIDPLQSANGPVITISGKELINLSSNNYLGLATDQRLIDAAVAAAQKYGVGAGAVRTINGTLELHVQLEEKLAAFKHTEAAIAYQSGFNCNMAAISAVMDKDDAILSDELNHASIIDGCRLSRAQIIRVNHSDIDDLRAKAKEAKESGKYKKLMVITDGVFSMDGDIAKLPEIVEVAEEFDIMTYVDDAHGSGVLGKGAGTVKHFGLSDKIDFQIGTLSKAIGVVGGYVAGRQELIDWLKVRSRPFLFSTALTPADVAASITAIDILQSSTELHDKLWDNGHYLKKGLKELGFNIGASETPITPCIIGDEQQTQEFSKRLYQEGVYAKAIVFPTVAKGTGRVRNMPTAAHTKEMLDRALGIYEKVGKEMGILK
- a CDS encoding sensor domain-containing protein gives rise to the protein MARTVVSFVQNGYFLLLTFVTGLFYFSFYLVALTLGFSLSFTVAGVPLLTHVLRTTTAFLQFERVQTKIYTDITTEPCVKSVTPDVSNWLQAKKELLNLRNWIAIGWLLLKFPIGILSLISATLLYAAPLVLIAVPFLYRFINLSFMGAAVDTVAKAVMVSATGVVLMMVSYRLAGSLARLIGGYTRLMIKHVNQ